A genome region from Erythrolamprus reginae isolate rEryReg1 chromosome 4, rEryReg1.hap1, whole genome shotgun sequence includes the following:
- the C4H2orf49 gene encoding ashwin isoform X2 → MLPVYIKEKKNIPVEDEVKISKDGLTDLYIQHVIPLPQRDLPKTRWGKLIEKQRGQQVLKHGTQSIMAMESLRKRPLIVFDGSSTSTSIKVRKTENGAADGLKALSPGSTCKRLPFPSNSTSCISASTFSLDVKGESRNNEGKQNNIVVNTSPGKKSSTLEPLTGTTVVKFKRTAPKELDSLKPPESKRKIQHIIWP, encoded by the exons atgctcccagtatacataaaagaaaag AAGAATATCCCAGTAGAAGATGAGGTGAAAATCAGTAAAGATGGCCTTACTGACTTGTATATTCAACATGTCATACCATTGCCTCAGCGTGATTTGCCCAAAACCAGATGGGGGAAACTAATAGAAAAACAAAGAGGTCAGCAAGTGTTGAAACATGGCACCCAAAG CATTATGGCAATGGAGAGTCTAAGAAAAAGGCCTCTCATTGTGTTTGATGGTAGCTCAACAAGTACAAGTATTAAAGTGAGGAAGACTGAGAACGGAGCTGCTGATGGTTTAAAAGCCCTTTCACCTGGAAGTACATGTAAAAGACTGCCTTTTCCTTCAAATTCCACATCGTGCATATCTGCTTCCACTTTCTCGTTGGATGTTAAAGGGGAATCTAGGAATAATGAGGGTAAACAGAACAATATTGTAGTGAATACGTCACCTGGTAAAAAGTCATCGACTTTAGAGCCTCTTACAGGAACCACTGTTGTGAAATTTAAGAGGACTGCTCCAAAAGAACTGGATTCATTA AAGCCGCCTGAGTCAAAAAGGAAGATTCAGCATATAATATGGCCATGA
- the C4H2orf49 gene encoding ashwin isoform X1 yields the protein MLGWPIRIALGKMAASGDRGLSAKAGSSRGDAARVDSDLLLHPELLSQEFLLLTLEQKNIPVEDEVKISKDGLTDLYIQHVIPLPQRDLPKTRWGKLIEKQRGQQVLKHGTQSIMAMESLRKRPLIVFDGSSTSTSIKVRKTENGAADGLKALSPGSTCKRLPFPSNSTSCISASTFSLDVKGESRNNEGKQNNIVVNTSPGKKSSTLEPLTGTTVVKFKRTAPKELDSLKPPESKRKIQHIIWP from the exons ATGCTCGGGTGGCCAATCAGGATCGCGCTGGGAAAGATGGCGGCTTCCGGGGACCGCGGGCTCTCCGCGAAGGCTGGAAGCAGCCGTGGCGACGCGGCGCGGGTGGACTCGGACCTCCTGCTGCACCCGGAGCTCCTCTCGCAGGAATTTTTACTCTTAACGCTGGAGCAG AAGAATATCCCAGTAGAAGATGAGGTGAAAATCAGTAAAGATGGCCTTACTGACTTGTATATTCAACATGTCATACCATTGCCTCAGCGTGATTTGCCCAAAACCAGATGGGGGAAACTAATAGAAAAACAAAGAGGTCAGCAAGTGTTGAAACATGGCACCCAAAG CATTATGGCAATGGAGAGTCTAAGAAAAAGGCCTCTCATTGTGTTTGATGGTAGCTCAACAAGTACAAGTATTAAAGTGAGGAAGACTGAGAACGGAGCTGCTGATGGTTTAAAAGCCCTTTCACCTGGAAGTACATGTAAAAGACTGCCTTTTCCTTCAAATTCCACATCGTGCATATCTGCTTCCACTTTCTCGTTGGATGTTAAAGGGGAATCTAGGAATAATGAGGGTAAACAGAACAATATTGTAGTGAATACGTCACCTGGTAAAAAGTCATCGACTTTAGAGCCTCTTACAGGAACCACTGTTGTGAAATTTAAGAGGACTGCTCCAAAAGAACTGGATTCATTA AAGCCGCCTGAGTCAAAAAGGAAGATTCAGCATATAATATGGCCATGA
- the FHL2 gene encoding four and a half LIM domains protein 2 → MDIKTCELKTDQIPDANMTERFDCHYCKETLFGKKYILKEESPYCIKCYESLYSNTCEECKKPIGCDCKDLSYKDRHWHETCFHCFQCKNSLVDKPFAAKEEHLMCTECYSNEYSSKCSECKKTIMPGTRKMEYKGSSWHETCFICHRCQQPIGTKSFIPKDNQNFCVPCYEKQFAMQCEQCKKPITTGGITYREQPWHKECFVCTGCKKQLSGQRFTSRDEFAYCLNCFCSLYAKKCAGCTNPISGLGGTKYISFEERQWHNDCFNCKKCSLSLVGRGFLTERDDILCPECGKDI, encoded by the exons ACGGATCAAATCCCTGATGCCAACATGACTGAACGTTTTGACTGCCACTATTGCAAGGAGACGCTGTTTGGCAAGAAATACATTTTGAAGGAGGAGAGTCCCTACTGCATCAAGTGCTATGAGAGCTTGTACTCCAACACCTGTGAGGAATGTAAGAAGCCAATTGGCTGTGATTGTAAG GACCTGTCCTACAAGGATCGTCACTGGCATGAAACCTGCTTCCATTGCTTCCAGTGCAAGAACTCCTTGGTGGACAAACCTTTTGCTGCGAAGGAGGAGCATCTCATGTGTACCGAATGTTACTCAAATGAATACTCCTCCAAGTGTAGCGAGTGCAAAAAGACCATCATGCCAG GGACACGGAAGATGGAATATAAGGGAAGCAGCTGGCATGAGACCTGTTTTATCTGCCACCGGTGCCAACAGCCCATTGGAACAAAGAGTTTCATTCCCAAGGACAACCAGAATTTCTGTGTGCCCTGCTATGAGAAGCAGTTTGCTATGCAGTGTGAACAGTGCAAGAAG CCAATCACTACTGGAGGAATTACTTACCGAGAGCAGCCATGGCACAAAGAGTGTTTCGTGTGTACTGGATGCAAAAAACAGCTATCTGGACAACGTTTCACTTCCCGAGATGAGTTTGCATATTGTCTGAACTGCTTTTGTAGCCTCTATGCCAAGAAGTGTGCAGGATGTACTAACCCAATAAGTG GGCTTGGTGGCACCAAGTATATTTCTTTTGAAGAACGGCAATGGCACAACGATTGTTTCAACTGCAAGAAATGTTCCCTATCGTTGGTGGGCCGTGGTTTCCTCACAGAACGAGATGACATCCTGTGTCCCGAATGTGGGAAAGACATTTAA